From Rutidosis leptorrhynchoides isolate AG116_Rl617_1_P2 chromosome 3, CSIRO_AGI_Rlap_v1, whole genome shotgun sequence, a single genomic window includes:
- the LOC139898618 gene encoding serine/threonine-protein kinase Aurora-3-like isoform X1 has protein sequence MASSESLKRNWSIDDFEIGRPLGKGKFGRVYLARESKSKYIVALKVIFKEQIEKYRLQHQLKREMAIQTSLRHPHVLRLYGWFHDAERIFLILEYAHGGELYGELRRSGHLSEEQAATYIASLTQALAYCHEKHVIHRDIKPENLLLDHEGRLKIADFGWSVQSKNKRHTMCGTLDYLAPEMVENKAHDYAVDNWTLGILCYEFLYGSPPFEADSQADTFRRIMKIDLTFPSTPNVSDEAKDLITQLLVKDSAKRLSLDKILKHPWIILNADPNGTCHK, from the exons ATGGCTTCTTCGGAATCATTGAAACGCAACTGGTCCATTGATGATTTCGAAATCGGAAGACCGCTCGGAAAGGGCAAATTCGGCAGAGTATATCTTGCTCGTGAATCAAAG AGCAAGTATATAGTGGCATTGAAAGTGATATTTAAAGAGCAGATAGAAAAATACAGGCTGCAACATCAGCTTAAGAGAGAGATGGCGATACAAACGTCTCTTCGTCATCCACATGTTCTTCGGCTTTACGGATGGTTTCATGATGCTGAAAGGATCTTTTTGATTTTGGAGTATGCTCATGGCGGTGAGCTTTATGGTGAGCTTCGAAGATCGGGTCATCTTTCCGAGGAACAAGCTGCCACT TACATTGCTAGCCTCACCCAGGCATTAGCATATTGCCACGAAAAGCATGTGATTCATCGGGATATCAAGCCGGAGAATTTGTTGCTTGATCACGAG GGTCGATTGAAGATAGCTGACTTTGGATGGTCGGTTCAGTCAAAAAACAAGAGGCATACAATGTGCGGAACATTAGACTATCTAGCACCAGAGATGGTGGAAAATAAAGCTCATGATTATGCAGTCGATAATTGGACGTTAGGCATTCTTTGTTATGAATTTCTATATGGTTCACCTCCTTTTGAGGCAGACAGTCAAGCAGATACATTTCGCAG GATTATGAAGATTGATCTCACTTTTCCTTCTACCCCCAATGTTTCGGATGAAGCTAAAGATCTCATCACACAG CTTTTAGTGAAAGACTCTGCAAAAAGGCTCTCCCTTGATAAGATCTTGAAGCATCCTTGGATTATCTTGAATGCCGATCCTAACGGTACATGCCATAAATAA
- the LOC139898618 gene encoding serine/threonine-protein kinase Aurora-3-like isoform X2 gives MASSESLKRNWSIDDFEIGRPLGKGKFGRVYLARESKSKYIVALKVIFKEQIEKYRLQHQLKREMAIQTSLRHPHVLRLYGWFHDAERIFLILEYAHGGELYGELRRSGHLSEEQAATGRLKIADFGWSVQSKNKRHTMCGTLDYLAPEMVENKAHDYAVDNWTLGILCYEFLYGSPPFEADSQADTFRRIMKIDLTFPSTPNVSDEAKDLITQLLVKDSAKRLSLDKILKHPWIILNADPNGTCHK, from the exons ATGGCTTCTTCGGAATCATTGAAACGCAACTGGTCCATTGATGATTTCGAAATCGGAAGACCGCTCGGAAAGGGCAAATTCGGCAGAGTATATCTTGCTCGTGAATCAAAG AGCAAGTATATAGTGGCATTGAAAGTGATATTTAAAGAGCAGATAGAAAAATACAGGCTGCAACATCAGCTTAAGAGAGAGATGGCGATACAAACGTCTCTTCGTCATCCACATGTTCTTCGGCTTTACGGATGGTTTCATGATGCTGAAAGGATCTTTTTGATTTTGGAGTATGCTCATGGCGGTGAGCTTTATGGTGAGCTTCGAAGATCGGGTCATCTTTCCGAGGAACAAGCTGCCACT GGTCGATTGAAGATAGCTGACTTTGGATGGTCGGTTCAGTCAAAAAACAAGAGGCATACAATGTGCGGAACATTAGACTATCTAGCACCAGAGATGGTGGAAAATAAAGCTCATGATTATGCAGTCGATAATTGGACGTTAGGCATTCTTTGTTATGAATTTCTATATGGTTCACCTCCTTTTGAGGCAGACAGTCAAGCAGATACATTTCGCAG GATTATGAAGATTGATCTCACTTTTCCTTCTACCCCCAATGTTTCGGATGAAGCTAAAGATCTCATCACACAG CTTTTAGTGAAAGACTCTGCAAAAAGGCTCTCCCTTGATAAGATCTTGAAGCATCCTTGGATTATCTTGAATGCCGATCCTAACGGTACATGCCATAAATAA
- the LOC139902092 gene encoding probable myosin-binding protein 6, translating to MASTKRTFRMFVEEELGIFPHFVVWAILEWMLIISLYLDNLLSIISNKFADVFELDPPCVLCTRVDHAICGKNPNLYYNESICESHKKDISSLAYCHVHRELSDIRTMCEGCLLSYAVEKESDDSDSNYETDNDDDNNNKKFLKPKKKNVDHSKIDKVIEPGLCSCCGDSLKPKEPNKEFSRSLSSLRSSSFFPTTPRAVSSPRAFSSLAPTSSPRSYSQLAPASPRTYSSLFPNSSPRTISSLAPMSQNRVTDLKFVSDKEPDMPEDQRGSNVNVKREMNEDVFKTPSNIKGNKLFNIPLSEQVSNSPRIGIKPPKKTHFDKLDLFSEPIEESSTTTNGYSILQQLKKQVGDNKRTLITLFMELDEERSAATVAANNAMAMITRLQAEKAGVHMEALQYQRMMDEQAEFDEEAIQILKDLLLKKEEDVRVLEAELDTYRDRYGEIKKVNSDGYEEYYDDLQTRSLSSSVEKLDSNSVVEDHNVKGNNEETSINYESERSHLFEMLKDFEKHVHSSSQKEHKGDSNETTRDNASLRREVNILREKLATIEAESGFLKKTAMALEKGDEGTKLLTEIAEHLRKLQSLN from the exons ATGGCTTCAACAAAACGAACATTTAGAATGTTCGTAGAAGAAGAGCTCGGTATATTCCCACATTTCGTTGTATGGGCTATTCTTGAATGGATGTTAATAATTTCACTTTACCTTGATAATCTCCTTTCAATTATTTCCAACAAATTCGCTGATGTATTCGAATTAGACCCACCATGCGTGTTGTGCACACGCGTTGATCATGCCATTTGTGGCAAGAATCCTAATTTGTACTACAACGAATCCATATGCGAATCTCACAAAAAAGACATATCATCGTTAGCGTATTGTCATGTCCATAGAGAATTATCCGATATTCGAACCATGTGTGAAGGTTGTCTTCTTTCGTACGCAGTTGAAAAAGAGTCGGATGATAGTGATAGTAACTACGAAACagataacgatgatgataataataacaagaaatttctaaaaccgaaaaagaagaatgTCGATCATAGTAAAATCGACAAGGTGATTGAACCAGGTTTATGTTCATGTTGTGGTGACTCTTTGAAGCCAAAAGAACCTAATAAAGAGTTTTCTAGAAGCTTATCGAGTCTTCGTTCGTCTTCGTTTTTCCCAACAACTCCTCGAGCGGTTTCATCTCCAAGGGCGTTTTCGTCATTAGCACCAACATCGTCCCCTAGATCGTATTCTCAATTAGCACCAGCTTCTCCTAGAACATATTCATCATTGTTTCCCAATTCTTCACCTAGGACAATTTCTTCACTAGCACCAATGTCACAAAATCGGGTTACTGATCTCAAGTTTGTATCCGATAAAGAACCCGATATGCCCGAGGACCAACGTGGATCAAACGTAAACGTAAAACGTGAAATGAACGAAGACGTTTTCAAAACGCCTAGTAACATAAAAGGAAACAAGTTATTTAATATCCCTTTATCAGAACAAGTTTCAAACAGTCCAAGAATTGGGATTAAGCCACCAAAGAAAACTCATTTCGATAAACTCGATTTATTTTCAGAACCCATCGAagaatcatcaacaacaacaaatggTTATTCAATTCTTCAACAACTAAAGAAACAAGTTGGTGATAATAAAAGAACACTTATCACATTATTTATGGAACTCGATGAAGAACGTAGCGCAGCTACAGTTGCAGCCAACAATGCAATGGCTATGATTACACGTTTACAAGCTGAAAAAGCCGGTGTTCATATGGAAGCATTGCAGTATCAAAGAATGATGGATGAACAAGCTGAGTTTGATGAAGAAGCTATTCAAATACTTAAAGATTTACTTCTTAAAAAAGAGGAAGATGTTCGAGTTTTGGAAGCTGAACTTGATACTTATAGAGACCGTTATGGAGAAATCAAGAAAGTTAATAGTGATGGTTATGAAGAATATTATGATGATTTGCAGACACGATCTTTATCATCTTCTGTCGAGAAATTGGATTCTAATAGCGTTGTAGAAGATCATAATGTAAAGGGAAACAATGAAGAAACGTCCATAAATTATGAAAGTGAAAGATCACATCTTTTTGAAATGTTGAAAGATTTTGAAAAGCATGTTCATTCATCTTCTCAAAAAGAGCATAAAGGCGATAGTAATGAAACTACAA GAGATAATGCGTCACTTAGGAGGGAAGTGAATATATTGAGGGAGAAACTGGCGACGATTGAAGCTGAGAGCGGATTCTTGAAGAAGACTGCAATGGCGCTCGAAAAGGGTGATGAAGGAACTAAGTTACTTACAGAAATAGCTGAACATCTTAGGAAGTTGCAGAG TTTGAATTAG